CGAAACGGAGAGTTTGAGTCCATGGGGAGGGACATGTCCCTGTATTACAATCAATCTTTGTTTGGAATTTCGTACAATTAGATTTCGGATTTGTGCATAGTTTATGAACCACCCAAAAGACTGTTGAGCGCTCTTTGGACGTCGTATCCATGAGTCTCGAGCGCGTTGACCGCCTGTGAACGCGTGAAGCCCATTCCACAGAGAGTCTTGACGGCCTCGACGTCGTCCTCCACGGCTGGCGTGCCCGAGGTTGCACCAGACGGAACGGCAGCGGGGGGAGCTGGCATGTCAGGGATCTGCTCCTTGCCCTTTTTGCCCTTGTTCTTGTCCTTGGTCGTCTTGGACCTTCCAAACGGCAGATGAATCCCAAACTTCGAGTGTCGTTGAGTCGGCTCGGGGGGCGGGCTCAGCTGTGTCCTTGCTTGGGCCCTGGGGGATTCGGAGCGTTTGCTGCTGCGCGGAGGTGACGCCCTTGCCGATCCGGAACGCACACTTGCAGAGGTAGGAGATGTCGGGGGAGAAGGACGAGACATCGTCGAAGCAGTTGCAGGCGCATGTACGGGCGCAGGAACAGGCACAGGCTCGGGGGCCGGAATGGAAGACCTAGCAGGTGCAGGCGCAGTAAAAGACGAGGAAGCAAACGCGTCAAACGAGGGTTTAGCAGAGCCCGTGTCCGACTTGGACGAAATTCCAAACGCCTCGTCAAACGAAACTCCCTTGCTTGTCGTACCGTTGCCAGTTCCGTTGCTCGTCACGCTGCTCGTTCCAAACGCGTCGTCGAATGAAAATCCGCCGGGAACGGTGGGAGTTGAGTTTGTGTTTGTGTCCTTGTCTTTGGACGTAGCGCTCGCGAAATCAAAGTTGTCGTCAAACGAGTTTTGGAAGCTGAACCCCGAGGACTTTGTTTCTTCTTGATTGGATGAGAACCTGCGCAGGATTGTTATTTCGAGTTGAATCGAGTCTCAAGGAGTTACTTACGACTTGAATGCTTCGTCAAATGCACTTGCGCCTGTAGCGGCGGGTGCAGGTACAGGTGCAGGAGCAGAGGTAGGAGCAGGGGCAGGTGTAGCACTCGGTAACCCGAAAACATTGTTGAAAGCCGATGTTGAAGGTGCAGGCGCAGGAGCAGACCCAGTATCACCCACACCAGCGCCTGCCGGAGCAATAGAAGCCGCCCCAGCACCAGTACCAGCACTACCAGAATCAACACCACCCAGGGCGCAGTCCCCACATCACCCTGCTTAAGCGTCAATCTCTTGGCCGTCTTATCCAATGGCTCATCGTCGCTATCCGAATCGTCATCCTGCGGCTCCAACTCGGTCAACGGCGGCAAATCCTGGTTATTTGGCGAGTTTTGGGCGGAAAGCGCGGGGAACTGGGATGCGGCCGCTGCGAGCGCCGGGTCTTCATCCTTGTCTTTACTTTCGCCGACTGGTCTGGGGGTGGGAGCTTGTTTAGGTTCTTCGATGGACGCTCTGGGCGTGGGCTTGTCTTGTTCGATGGAGGTCTTGTGTTTCTCATCTTCCTTGATGTTGGTTTCCTCTTTCACGCCTTCGTCCTCGAACTTGTCGTCGCCCATCCCAAATGGATCCTCATCATCTGCTAGTCCATGCGTCGAGGGTTCGGCAATCGGTGCGGGGGGAGGCGGCTTGGGAGTAGCATCCGCCTTGGTCTCGGCTACAATATTCGAGGTACTATCGTCGTTCTTGTGCCCTTCACCAAACGCGCTCGCGTCACCAAATACAGCATCAAACGCCGATGCACCGCTCCCAgttccagcagcagcagccccGGCAGCAGGGGGAATACCAAATGGCGACGAAATGCCCTCGGGTGCGCCGAATGGCGAGGTAACAGTCGGCGAAGTAGGGTTGCTCCCAAACGGCGTCGTGCTAAACGGAGAAGCGGCGCTCGGGACATCGGCAAACGGTAACGCACCCGCGCCGCTGCTTGCGCTCATCCCGCGCAGCCGGTCAAACGGATTCGTGCTCCCTGTTCGTTGGGGTACGGGCACGGCGGGCGTTACGGAGCGCGAAGCGGGCAGCTCGACCTGGGCAGGGGACAGCCTGTCTGCGCCGAACCCTGTGGACTGCGGGCTGAGGGGAAGAGCAGCCCCGTTGACGGTCGGGACGGTCGGGATAGCTGGGACGGTTGGGACGGGCGCGACGATGGACGGTTCGGCCGTTTCGCCGAGCGCGACTCTGCGTTCAACATCTTCCAACTCTTGCCGAGCCTCTTCCGTCTCGTTTCGCGCGTCCTCGCCTTCCTTTTCGACCTTTTGCTTTTCGCCCTCGGCCGTGCCCAGCTGTTTCTTTGCGATCGCCAGGAGACCTTTGACCTGCCTCGCCTCGCGCTTGAACTTTTCCACTTCGCCCTTGGCGCGCTCCGTCTCTTCGGAAATCTCTCTCACTTTCTTCTGCACGCCCCTCAACTCTTCCTTGTCTCGTAGCAGACTTGTCTCGAGTTCTCCGCGCTCAAGTCGGATCGCGCTAACTTCGCTCTCGGCCCTAATCAGCTCCTCCCTGACTTGCGCGAGTTCGGCATCCTGCGCAGCCTTGCGCGCCCTAATCTCGTTCAGGTGTGTTTCCTCGGTCACTCGCGAAGCAGCCGCGCGCGCAAGCTGTTCCTTGAGCGACGCGAGCTCGGCGGTACTGGCATCTGCCGATGCGCTCGCTGCTTGTCGTGCGGCAGTAGTAGAATCGAGCGCACGTTGGGTGCTTTGGAGTTGGTTTTGAACGTTGGCGATTTCGATACTGGTTGTGCCGTTGGGTGGAGCGGGGGAGGTTGCAGTTGCTGCTGCGGTTGTAGGAGAGAGCACTTcatcgtcttcgtcgtcatcgaATAGGTTACGTTGGGGTTTGGCTAACGTAAACGTAAGTATAGGAATACTTTGGAGTGTGTTGGACTTACGAGGTACTTGTGTTTGAACGGGTGCGGGTGCAGGCGCTGGAACCGGTGCCGAAGTGGGTGGCGTGGGCGTTTGCACGGGCTCGTCAAGTGACCACAAGTCGCGAAGCGTCTCGCCTGCACAAACAGCTTAGCAATCTTCCAAAACAAAAACAGACGCGTCACGTACTCTGCGCGGGTGCCGCAGGAGCCGGGGCCGCTCCCCTGAAGCTTGGCGGAATGAGCGAGGGCGGGAGTTCGTTTGGAATGTCGCGCCCAGCGAGCTTGCCATTGATGAGATGCATTGCAACAGCGAATCCATCGCGGGTTAATTTACCGTCCTTGTTCAGATCGGACAAGTCCCTGCGACGAGTCAGTTAGATTCTCAACAAGACCGTTGATACTTACCAAACTTGGGCAAGAATCGCCTCGGGAAGCTTGGACTGGACCATAAAGTTGACAGCGACATCGCCTTCGATAAAGCCACGCCCCTGAGGGTCGAGTCCAGCAAAGAATTGGTCCGACTTGGCCTTTTCCTCCTGGGTGACGTCCCATTTGGGCTGGGCAAACGGTGGTGCTTGGGGGATTGCGAATGGCTGACCGGTGACTTGGGGACGTACGGGCGGAGGAGGGGCCGGTGGGCGGCTGAACTGAGACTGACCGGTGTACTGCGGAGCGATGCGGGGCTGAGTGCCGGTATACTGAGGCTCGAGCGGGCCTTGGCCAGTGTATTGCGTGCGAATGGGACTGGCAGCACGTTGGGGGTAACCAGGAGCTGTTCGAGAGCTGTTGCTGGTACCAGTAAACTGGGCCTGAATGGGTGAACCTATCGAGGGACGAGGTGCGCCGCCGCTAGCCTGTTCGTACAAGCCAGCAGGGAGACCAGAGGGTAGAATCTGGAGTTGGCCGGTCATGACAGCCTGGATGAGGAACATGCCAATGATAAAGTCGGTAGAGTCCAGTGCACCACGCTCATGAGTATCTGCGAGATGCCTGTGGGGGATTGTCAGTCGAGGAACAGATGATGTTCATCAGGAACTGGCTGACCAAATTTGGCTGAGTTTTTCGGTTGGAAGTTTGGATCGGACGAATAGGTCGCGTGCCTTGTCGCCTGTGTGGTGTCAGAGAGGAAACGACAGAGAACAGACACACTGACCACTCAACAGGCCATTGGCAGGTCCACTCTGGAAGAACATGCGGAGAAACTTTTGTCTGTCTTCGGGGGTGAGCGGGGGCATGACGGGCCGTGCGGGGAGTGACGGAGGGGGCGAACGGGGCATAGGAGAGCCTGGGTTGGAGGAGACGCCCGGATCGGGATTCCCTTGATCGTCGGGAGCGGGCCGACTGTGCCGTGTGAGCACGCGTAGGATGACCATCACTCTGGCACTCACCGCGTCCAATCAGATCCTTCTTTGGGGCCTCGCCAGCCTGTGCCCAGCCTATGAGTCTGAGTGCAATGCCCAGTCCGGTCTCGGTGAGAAATCCATTATTTTCTGTGTCGGACAACTGCCAGATCTCGCCGAGGGTGGCGGGGGGAAGCGCCGAGCCAGCAAAGACCTTGACTGCCTCGTCGCCGGTAACTACTCCCAGGTCCTGTGTGTCGGCCCTGGCAAATACTGCCTTGATCACCTGCTGCTCTTGTGCCGTCGCTTCGAACCCGGCCATCGTTGTTGGGAAATGTCCTCGCTCGTGGGACCTGACTGCGCTTACCTCATCTGATCTATATTACGTCATATCCGCGCTTGTTCTGCCAGACACGTCTACCCCCAGTACTGTAATGCAGCATGACCTACCGCCAACACCACTCGGTTGCACTTGATATTCAGGACGACTTTGAGCACGTGCACCACCCTCGCAACGAGCTTCCCCTTACCATGGAGGATACCACCAGACGGCGATATCCACACTCTGAAAAGACCGATCTCTGGCACATTGACAACGGCGGCGACGACGACTCCAAGGATGTCTACAGCAAGGCCAAGGCTGGGTTTCACACCGGCAGACTGGGCCCAGTTAGGCGCCAGCAGCCTCCCCCGAGCAACATGGCAAGCACACCGCGCATACACATCCACATCCACACACCCGCTAACCCATTCCCTCCCGATTCCAGACCGAATTTATCCAGCAAAACAGCGATCTCGTGCCGCCGGTGATATACACACTCCTCTCGTGCTGGACACGCTTTTATGATATTGGCAAATCAGACATTGTCGTCTGGGACGAGGCCCATTTCGGCAAGTTTGGCTCCCACTACCTCAAGCGCGAGTTTTACTTTGATGTCCATCCTCCATTGGGCAAGATGCTCGTCGGCCTCGCTGGGCTGTTGTCAGGCTACGACGGCACCTTTGAATTCAAGTCGGGCGAAAAATACCCTGATTCAGTTCCGTTTGTTACTATGCGCGTCATGCTCGCTCTCTTTGGCGTCGCCATGGTCCCCCTCGCTTGGTTTACCGCCAAAGAGCTGCGCTTTACGAATCGGGCCTGCCATTTAGTCACTATCATGACCCTATGCGGTGAGTTTGTCCATCATCCATGCTTCGTCTCTCCGCAGTCGGTCTGACGCCACGTAGACCTCGCATGGCTCTGCATCAGCCGGTTCATCCTCCTCGATTCTATGCTACTGTTCTTCACATTTACTACAGTATTTTGTCTCACTAAATTCGTTAATCAGCAGTATCAGTAAGTTTGTCCTCTAACATACTCAACTCGTTCTAACGTACCTCCCAAGGTCTTTTTCATTCGACTGGTGGTTATGGCTCGCAGCAACTGGATGGTCCATCGGTTGCGTGTGTAGCGTCAAATGGGTCGGGTTCTTTGCTACAGCTCTCGTCGGCGCATATACCATCGAAGATCTCTGGGACAAATTCGGCGATTTGAAGATGCCTGTGGTATGTCATACCTCCCAACCCAACTTGATCATCATCGTACTCATGGACTACAGCGCACATACATCAAACACTGGATCGCTCGAGGTCTATGCTTGATCGTCTTGCCCATGCTCATCTACATGGCCTCGTTCAAAATTCACTTCTTGGTGCTCAACCATTCGGGCCCAGGGGACGCCCAAATGAGCTCGCTCTTCCAAGCAAACCTCGTCGGGAATGATTTTGCCCAAAACCCGCTCGGCAAGTTCCCTTCTCTCTTAGATTCATCAGCCTATACTAAACTCCTACTACAACAACAGAGGTCATGCTCGGTTCCAAAGTGACGCTCAAAAACGTAGGATACGGCGGCGGTCTCCTCCACTCACACGTCCAAACCTACCCCGTCGGCTCGCAACAACAGCAAGTCACATGCTACCACTACAAAGACGACAACAACCACTGGACGTTCCTCCCACCCTGGGGATCCCCCGACATCGACCCCAACGGCGAGCTCGTGCCGCTCAAACATGCCGCCGTCGTCCGTCTTCAGCACACACCCACGACGAGGAACTTGCACTCGCACACCGTCACCGCCCCCGTCACGAAATCCAACTACGAAGTGAGCTGCTACGGCAATACCACGGTCGGAGACTCGCACGATCACTGGGTGGTAGAAGTCGTCGACGACCTCCACCGCGGCCGTCGTGAAAAAGTGGACCGGATTCACTCGTTGACGACCCGGTTGAGGTTCAAGCATCAGAGTCTGGGATGTTATTTACGCGCGGCCAACGCGGTCTTGCCTCAGTGGGGATTCAAGCAGATCGAAGTCTCGTGTGTAAAGGAGAACGACGAGAGCGATACGCATACGTATTGGAACGTCGAGAGTCACTGGAACTCTAGGCGTAAGTCACTTCACTCTCCTCCTAAACTCGGCTCGACACTAACTAATCGTCGGATAGTCCCGCCCGGAAACGCAAAGCTCTACTCGTCCCCCTTTCTCCGAGACTTTTGGCACCTCAACGTCGCAATGATGACATCCAACAACGCGCTCGTCCCGGACCCAGACAAAGAAGACATCCTAGCATCCAAACCGACCGAATGGCCGTTCCTCCACGTTGGTCTGCGCATGTGCGGATGGGGGGACGATCAGCCCAAGTACTACCTCCTCGGCCACCCTATCGTCTGGTGGTCCGGAAGTCTCGCCCTCGGTCTCAGTTTGCTCGCGACGGGCGTGTATTTGTTGCGCGCGCAGAGAAAGTATGTTGATTTTGGGCCTGGGGAATGGGATCAGTTTTCGTATGTGACCAAGTTGGCGTTTTTCGGATGGGTTTTCCATTTTAGTGAGTTGTTGCTTGTTTttccttctttttctttctttctggGTATTGAATGTGTACAACTTGTGTTATAGTGCCGTTCTTGATCATGGGACGAGTAACTTATATCCACCACTACGTACGTTCTTTTTTTCCTTGCTATCACTTGAACTTGACTCGTCGTGCATTACAGCTCCCTGCACTATGGTTCTCGGTGCTCATGGTCGGCCATCTCTTCAACCACTTTGTCTTTGCCGCTCGCATAGCCGAACGAACTAAATGGATCGTGTTTGGCGCGGCCGTCTCAGTCATCGTCGGCGTCTTTTGGTGGTTCCGAGGCATCGCGTTTGGAATTACCGGTCCGATTAAAGATTATTGGGGATTGGCGTGGAGAAAGGTCTGTTCTTCACTGGCCCCTTCTTTACATTAACTGATATATGGTTCATTAAATAGACATGGAACATCTACTAAGGTGTACAAAAAAAATATTAAACTATGGTTCCTTGCTTTTAGGGTATGGAAGGATTAGACTGGTGTGTGTATACGTATACCAATTCAAGAGATTGTTTCTTTTTATACGGGTGTTAGTCGGCTTTGGAATTGAGCTGGGGGACAGCTGGGTCCCATGGTCCTCGGATTCGACTATATAAATAATCACATCAGTCGATATGTTAGGGGGGGAGGGGTGTAGACGTACTTTTTGTATCTCTGGCTCCGTACCAACACAGCCGGCGAaccaaaagtcaaaaggctGAGGAATATCACAAACGGGAAAACAAGATTGCGAGAGGGTAGAGCAGCAAACGAGAAGCCAGTCACTAAGCATGTGAGTAGCAGCGAAGGGAACGTATATCTCTGCTCCCTGTTAGTGAAAGGCGGAGAAATAAGAGCATGTGAAGAACGTACTTGAAGTCGTTGCCTCAGCACTGGTAGCAGAGCAAACGACTGAAGCGCATAAAGCATGAGCGAAAATACTGCTATATCCGTTTGGAGTCGGGAGCCAGGACGACGCTCGCTGATACAGCCGCATTCATCGATAACACTGATGTCAGGCTTTCTCTTCCTAAGTCTCTTATAAATCTAATATAGTGACATGCATTACTCACCCTCCCTGGTTCTCCCCTCCTGTGTGCTCACGAACTACACTCACTCTCTCGGGGGTATAATCCGCCAACACCGCATGAAGTATAAACAACGCAGCTGACAAAGCCCATATCGAATCGTCCGAGGTTGCAGCCGTAAGAGTTCGTAAAACGGGCGCCAAAGACGCCAGAGCCAGAAAAACAAGGATAGACGATTTCAGTGCTTGTGCTAGCCTATTGGTGTAAGGCGTCGACTTGTTGACGTTCGACTCTGAAGATGCGAGCTCGTGGATCCCAAACCCGAGTATGGATAAACCTGAGCCGAGGCAAACGAGCACACGCGGGTCCAGTAGTCCACTTTTCAGACGTGCAAAGATGGACAGGAAAAGTGCGGTGTTTGAGAGGTGTTGGGTCACTGGCAGAACTGTCTTTAAGAGTGAGACATAGGTATATTGTTTCAAATTGACTTGAGTCGTATCAGTGAGTTGGCCCAGTCAAGGATAGAGAGCCAAGGTAGTCTTACTATTGCGTTGAAGAGAGCTTAGAAAGCTGGCTGGAAGGTGGTTATCTGGGAACGGCTGCTTCTCCAGAGAATTTTTCGCCATTGGGTGGATGGAATAGAAACATTTTGCATGTGATGGTAGTGGTAATTTCAAGGTGTCAATAGTATTCACCAAAGATGCGTTCTTATCAGCGTCTACAAGGTATTTATATTTGTACTGGAGAGAAATATAGCAGGTCTCCTATGGCGCAATCGGTGGCGCGTCTGACTGTTAGCCTTATTCGGATAGGGTCAGCAAATCAGAAGGTTGTTAGTTCGAGCCTAACTGGGAGAGATCTTTTTGCTTCTACCTACTTATGTAACTCTTCCCATCCGATTTTTGCCTGTAAGCAAACCCTGATGATTGTTTCGAAAAGTTTTTCCCATTAAATGCGGCGCGTATCCCAAGCTCACTGCAAGTGAATAGAGTTATCTCTATAACTTATCGGAACTAGACGAACTATAGCTATTGGAATAATATTGGATTTCTATGCGCATTTATAGGGTATATCCATAGTATTATAGTATCCAGAAACAAGGCCACGATTATTGACACCTTTCTTATAGCGGCTTAACTCCGGCCCAGGCGCGCAGTTGCTCGTACAATAGCAGAGTCATAGTAGTATGCGAACCGAGCTAAATCGACCCGCGTCAGATGTTATTTGTCCACAAGCCGAGTTCCTTACCCGAATCCAGCACATCCCGAATCCCTTATAAAACGTCAGATTGGGTGCTACTAATCAAAAATACGTATACTCACTTTATAGTAAGCGAGCGGTCCTTCCTTGCGAAGAGTCTTGGCCACACAGTCCGTCACCCCACGGTACATGCGTTTATGATCATTCATAAGTCGAACTTTGATCACATCTATGTTCAAAAATCTAGTATATAATTCAACCGACTGTGCCAGGTTGACTCACCAACCGGGTTGGAGGCGATAGAGCACACCAAGCTGAATTCTCGTGAGTTTTACCACCATCAACCATCCCGAGTTTAACAACTCACCCAGCGAAAAGGCTTGAAGTGAGATGTAAAGGTATACCCTCATCCATAAATCTACGACTCTTTATTACTTGTTTGATGTGATCATATGAGCCTATCTGCGCGACGGTGATGATTGCACCGCGGGTGACAGTTGCGGCGGTTCCACGCCATAGCGAACGCAGACCACCAGAGAGCGTACCTCCTCCTTCATTATAAACGCATCTAAGAGAAGATACTATACTCGAGTACTCTGAAACAGGAGGATTGTGGTAAGCCTGCATACGAACTGGGCCATGGGGTTAGCACGCGAGTAGATTAGACATAGTTAATGCACTACTCTTAATAAGATCCGTTGGATTGGCTATTGTGGCTCCGATTGCTCCAGACATCAATCCCGATAGAGCTTTCAGTGGTATACCTTCCCTGGTAAGAGCACCATTTGAAAGGTCATATAGACTTGTGCGACGAATGAGTTAGGAGGAGCCTGTGATCTAACATAATCCACTCACAGGTCCTTGTGTGCCTCATATGTACCCAGGCGAATGGTAGCGTATATGCCTTCCCTAAGTACACCAGCACTAACTCCATTCATAAGTGAGAGTGAACCCTCCGACTGGATTATTCCTCTGGCGACATTGAAGAAGGACCTAGATGTGGATCCTGGAGGACGTCAATTTCAGACGTAACTGGTGAAGTGTGTGACACATACCATCGGTTTGGAGTTGCTGGCGAACCTAGATGATAAAAAATCAATAGCAAGCTTTTCGCTAAGTTTTTTGGACTTACTTTTATACTTTTGACGAGCATTTAGTGTTAATGGTCTACGTATCGGTTCAGTTGTTCCTATAAACGGCGACAGGTGCCGAACTCTTACACGTCAACGGGGTTTGTGACCGCAGAGCTAAAATATCTAAGCAATTTCGATGTCTCTGAGGGCTAATGAATATTCATGGAGTAAATCAGCACTAACTGCTCAATCCTGCTCCGACAAACCGGACCGCGAATTCATAATTGGGTAGTTGACGGATTCGGCGGGGTACAATTGCCCGGTGTTCGTGTAGATCTGTGTAATCGAGTCCGATAGCAGCGTCACTAGTATTCTTGTCGTTTCCCAACACATGAAATTTAGAGGTTCTCTGATCAGAGTGCATGTTGTCGTTGGCTGTCTTGGTTGGGCGTTCTAAATTAGGTAACAGAGGCTCATTTAATTAGCGCtataatcacgtgacatgcGCGTTGACATCGCTTTTGGAACCT
The nucleotide sequence above comes from Rhizoctonia solani chromosome 3, complete sequence. Encoded proteins:
- a CDS encoding EH domain-containing and endocytosis protein 1 — protein: MAGFEATAQEQQVIKAVFARADTQDLGVVTGDEAVKVFAGSALPPATLGEIWQLSDTENNGFLTETGLGIALRLIGWAQAGEAPKKDLIGRGNPDPGVSSNPGSPMPRSPPPSLPARPVMPPLTPEDRQKFLRMFFQSGPANGLLSGDKARDLFVRSKLPTEKLSQIWHLADTHERGALDSTDFIIGMFLIQAVMTGQLQILPSGLPAGLYEQASGGAPRPSIGSPIQAQFTGTSNSSRTAPGYPQRAASPIRTQYTGQGPLEPQYTGTQPRIAPQYTGQSQFSRPPAPPPPVRPQVTGQPFAIPQAPPFAQPKWDVTQEEKAKSDQFFAGLDPQGRGFIEGDVAVNFMVQSKLPEAILAQVWDLSDLNKDGKLTRDGFAVAMHLINGKLAGRDIPNELPPSLIPPSFRGAAPAPAAPAQSETLRDLWSLDEPVQTPTPPTSAPVPAPAPAPVQTQVPPKPQRNLFDDDEDDEVLSPTTAAATATSPAPPNGTTSIEIANVQNQLQSTQRALDSTTAARQAASASADASTAELASLKEQLARAAASRVTEETHLNEIRARKAAQDAELAQVREELIRAESEVSAIRLERGELETSLLRDKEELRGVQKKVREISEETERAKGEVEKFKREARQVKGLLAIAKKQLGTAEGEKQKVEKEGEDARNETEEARQELEDVERRVALGETAEPSIVAPVPTVPAIPTVPTVNGAALPLSPQSTGFGADRLSPAQVELPASRSVTPAVPVPQRTGSTNPFDRLRGMSASSGAGALPFADVPSAASPFSTTPFGSNPTSPTVTSPFGAPEGISSPFGIPPAAGAAAAGTGSGASAFDAVFGDASAFGEGHKNDDSTSNIVAETKADATPKPPPPAPIAEPSTHGLADDEDPFGMGDDKFEDEGVKEETNIKEDEKHKTSIEQDKPTPRASIEEPKQAPTPRPVGESKDKDEDPALAAAASQFPALSAQNSPNNQDLPPLTELEPQDDDSDSDDEPLDKTAKRLTLKQGAGVGDTGSAPAPAPSTSAFNNVFGLPSATPAPAPTSAPAPVPAPAATGASAFDEAFKSFSSNQEETKSSGFSFQNSFDDNFDFASATSKDKDTNTNSTPTVPGGFSFDDAFGTSSVTSNGTGNGTTSKGVSFDEAFGISSKSDTGSAKPSFDAFASSSFTAPAPARSSIPAPEPVPVPAPVHAPATASTMSRPSPPTSPTSASVRSGSARASPPRSSKRSESPRAQARTQLSPPPEPTQRHSKFGIHLPFGRSKTTKDKNKGKKGKEQIPDMPAPPAAVPSGATSGTPAVEDDVEAVKTLCGMGFTRSQAVNALETHGYDVQRALNSLLGGS
- a CDS encoding mitochondrial carrier protein: MLVKSIKVRQQLQTDGSTSRSFFNVARGIIQSEGSLSLMNGVSAGVLREGIYATIRLGTYEAHKDLLYDLSNGALTREGIPLKALSGLMSGAIGATIANPTDLIKIRMQAYHNPPVSEYSSIVSSLRCVYNEGGGTLSGGLRSLWRGTAATVTRGAIITVAQIGSYDHIKQVIKSRRFMDEGIPLHLTSSLFAGLVCSIASNPVDVIKVRLMNDHKRMYRGVTDCVAKTLRKEGPLAYYKGFGMCWIRLGSHTTMTLLLYEQLRAWAGVKPL